The following coding sequences are from one Streptomyces venezuelae window:
- a CDS encoding FAD-binding and (Fe-S)-binding domain-containing protein codes for MDASNYRRVPAAVVAPRDADDVAAVLAVCRERGVPVVPRGAGTSIAGQATGTGVVLDFTRHLNRIVSLDPETRTAVVQPGVVLDDLRAAATRHGLTFGPDPSTHSRCTLGGMIGNNSCGSHSVAWGTTADNVSALTVTDGTGTPRRLARGWDGAPQGLRPLVDGALALLRTGYPDLPRRISGYALDALLPENGTDLARAFCGSEGTLGVLTEADVRLVEAPRARALAVLGYADESAAAEAAAGLLPHGPLTVEGMAADLVREPAQRSGLPRGGAWLFVETGGAAPAEARARAEAIVRAADALDARVVDDPAGQRALWRVREDASGTATRMSDGSEAWPGWEDCAVPPARLGAYLRDFRSLLAGHGLRGTPYGHFGDGCIHVRIDFDLLGREGVARFRTFSEDLAELVVAHGGSLSGEHGDGQARAELLPKMYGPGLVALFERVKDAWDPAGLLNPGMLVRPAPLDADLRFAPLPREPVDVVFGYPHDGGDFVAAVRRCVGVAKCRTAAPGSPTAVMCPSFRVTGEEEHSTRGRARLLHEMLAGEVVTDGWRSTEVKDALDLCLSCKGCRSDCPVGVDMATYKAEFLHHHYEGRRRPAAHYTMGRLPRWLRVVAATRTAGLVNTLARVRPLAALGKRMGGIAAERDVPEVAARTFRRWWEGRTCEPGTVTAGRADVVLWPDTFTDHLSPSVGRAAVAVLEDAGLTVAVPPRGVCCGLTYVSTGQLDRARAVLRGTLDRMEPLLDAGTPVVVLEPSCAAALRTDLAELLGDDPRASRLAAAVRTFAQAVEELAPRWRPPHIGRPAVGQTHCHQHAVLGDAAERRLRTEAGLTGELSGGCCGLAGNFGFERGHYEVSKACAEEQLLPSVRGAGEDAVVLADGFSCRTQLEQLAGVRGRHLAEVLAEGIAARGSGSARDQSPGDR; via the coding sequence ATGGACGCCTCCAACTACCGTCGCGTCCCCGCCGCCGTCGTCGCCCCGCGCGACGCCGACGACGTGGCCGCCGTCCTCGCCGTCTGCCGGGAACGCGGCGTACCCGTGGTGCCGCGCGGCGCGGGCACCTCGATCGCCGGGCAGGCCACCGGGACCGGCGTCGTCCTCGACTTCACCCGTCACCTGAACCGCATCGTCTCCCTCGACCCGGAGACACGGACCGCCGTGGTCCAGCCGGGCGTCGTCCTCGACGACCTCCGCGCGGCGGCCACCCGGCACGGCCTGACCTTCGGCCCCGACCCCTCGACCCACAGCCGCTGCACCCTCGGCGGCATGATCGGCAACAACTCCTGCGGCTCGCACTCGGTCGCCTGGGGCACCACCGCCGACAACGTCTCCGCCCTCACCGTCACCGACGGCACCGGCACCCCCCGCCGCCTCGCCCGCGGCTGGGACGGCGCACCCCAAGGCCTGCGCCCCCTGGTCGACGGCGCCCTCGCCCTCCTGCGCACCGGCTACCCCGACCTGCCCCGCCGCATCTCCGGGTACGCCCTCGACGCACTGCTCCCCGAGAACGGCACGGACCTCGCCCGCGCCTTCTGCGGCTCCGAGGGCACGCTCGGCGTCCTCACCGAAGCCGACGTACGCCTCGTCGAAGCGCCCCGGGCGCGGGCGCTCGCCGTCCTCGGGTACGCCGACGAGAGCGCGGCGGCCGAAGCGGCGGCCGGACTGCTCCCGCACGGCCCGCTCACCGTCGAGGGCATGGCCGCCGACCTCGTGCGCGAACCCGCGCAGCGGAGCGGACTGCCGAGGGGCGGCGCCTGGCTCTTCGTGGAGACCGGCGGCGCGGCCCCCGCCGAGGCACGCGCGCGCGCCGAGGCGATCGTGCGGGCGGCCGACGCGCTGGACGCCCGGGTCGTCGACGACCCGGCGGGTCAGCGGGCGCTGTGGCGCGTACGGGAGGACGCCAGTGGCACGGCGACCCGGATGAGTGACGGCAGTGAGGCGTGGCCCGGCTGGGAGGACTGCGCGGTGCCGCCCGCCCGGCTCGGCGCCTATCTGCGGGACTTCAGGTCGCTGCTCGCCGGCCACGGCCTGCGCGGCACCCCGTACGGGCACTTCGGGGACGGCTGCATCCACGTCCGCATCGACTTCGACCTGCTCGGCCGCGAGGGCGTCGCCCGTTTCCGTACCTTCTCCGAAGACCTCGCGGAGCTCGTCGTCGCGCACGGCGGATCGCTCTCCGGCGAACACGGCGACGGGCAGGCACGGGCGGAGCTCCTGCCGAAGATGTACGGTCCCGGACTCGTCGCCCTCTTCGAGCGCGTGAAGGACGCCTGGGACCCGGCGGGTCTCCTCAACCCCGGCATGCTCGTCCGTCCCGCGCCCCTCGACGCCGACCTCCGCTTCGCCCCTCTGCCGCGCGAACCCGTCGACGTCGTCTTCGGCTACCCGCACGACGGCGGCGACTTCGTGGCGGCGGTCAGGCGCTGCGTGGGCGTGGCGAAGTGCCGGACAGCGGCGCCGGGTTCACCGACCGCCGTGATGTGCCCGTCCTTCCGCGTCACCGGCGAGGAAGAGCACTCCACGCGCGGTCGCGCCCGGCTGCTGCACGAGATGCTCGCCGGAGAGGTGGTGACGGACGGGTGGCGCTCGACGGAGGTCAAGGACGCCCTCGACCTCTGCCTGTCCTGCAAGGGCTGCCGCTCCGACTGCCCGGTGGGCGTCGACATGGCCACGTACAAGGCGGAGTTCCTGCACCACCACTACGAAGGCCGCCGCAGGCCCGCCGCCCACTACACGATGGGCCGCCTGCCGCGCTGGCTGCGGGTCGTCGCGGCGACCCGCACGGCCGGCCTCGTCAACACCCTGGCCCGCGTCCGCCCCCTGGCCGCGCTCGGCAAGCGGATGGGTGGGATCGCCGCGGAGAGGGACGTGCCGGAGGTGGCGGCGCGGACCTTCCGGAGGTGGTGGGAGGGGAGGACGTGCGAGCCGGGGACCGTGACGGCGGGGCGTGCCGATGTCGTCCTCTGGCCCGACACCTTCACCGACCACCTCTCGCCGTCGGTGGGGCGGGCCGCGGTGGCGGTCCTGGAGGACGCCGGGCTCACCGTCGCGGTGCCGCCGCGGGGCGTGTGCTGCGGACTCACGTACGTGTCGACGGGGCAGCTCGACCGGGCCCGCGCGGTGCTGCGCGGCACGCTGGACCGCATGGAGCCGCTCCTGGACGCGGGCACGCCGGTCGTCGTCCTGGAGCCGAGCTGCGCCGCCGCGCTCCGCACCGACCTGGCCGAACTGCTCGGCGACGACCCGCGCGCGAGCCGCCTCGCCGCGGCCGTCCGCACGTTCGCCCAGGCCGTCGAGGAGCTGGCCCCGCGGTGGCGGCCCCCGCACATCGGCCGCCCGGCCGTCGGCCAGACCCACTGCCACCAGCACGCGGTCCTCGGCGACGCGGCGGAACGACGCCTGCGCACGGAGGCGGGCCTGACGGGCGAACTGAGCGGCGGCTGCTGCGGGCTCGCCGGGAACTTCGGTTTCGAGCGTGGCCACTACGAGGTGTCCAAGGCCTGCGCCGAGGAGCAGCTGCTGCCCTCCGTGCGGGGGGCGGGCGAGGACGCGGTGGTCCTGGCGGACGGCTTCTCCTGCAGGACACAGCTGGAGCAGCTGGCGGGGGTACGGGGGCGGCACCTGGCGGAGGTGCTGGCGGAGGGGATCGCGGCGAGAGGTTCCGGGAGCGCGCGGGACCAAAGTCCCGGCGACAGGTGA
- a CDS encoding ATP-binding protein, whose amino-acid sequence MTAPTPLARPGTEQPPLRPSVFVLLASALVTAALTGAAVALAPESVQTPLAWGAGAASLALTASVTLAFHSIRTNALLRRRVAAVQQDAERLVHEQAARSEEFHRERTALTEHFVRERNELTVRARTAESERAAALAASANAAGRMQALATGMLADLREMEGRHADEDVLTDLLHLDHRTAQAGRIADSVAVLTGARSGRRWARPIVMESILRGAMGRIGGYQRVRVHSASEVAVAGHAAEGVMHALAELLDNAANFSPPTSEVHVYIEEVAAGVIISVEDSGLVMGPVQQRRAEQAVSGETKGLSGLSGTRLGLAVVGRLARKHGLTVSFRPSARGGTGVLLLIPQELLSRPSETTPTPVPASLTAATALPRPPSAPEGTQGDVRTEHRANPDVQELPTRRRDGEDVRPPAAPRPQTDPGHTAEGSPDAPLPKRPRGRTLAAAERARADSDTGETRRPRAATAADTAARFSSFRQAVRTTPTDPSAPSADVDVSPDATATPSHPEGDTPR is encoded by the coding sequence ATGACCGCGCCAACCCCCCTAGCGCGCCCCGGGACGGAGCAACCTCCGCTGCGTCCGTCCGTGTTCGTCCTGCTGGCCAGTGCCCTGGTCACCGCGGCGCTCACCGGAGCCGCCGTCGCCCTCGCGCCCGAATCCGTACAGACCCCGCTGGCCTGGGGCGCGGGCGCCGCGTCCCTCGCGCTCACCGCCTCGGTGACGCTCGCCTTCCACTCCATACGCACCAACGCCCTGCTGCGCCGCCGCGTGGCCGCCGTCCAGCAGGACGCCGAGCGGCTCGTGCACGAACAGGCCGCCCGCAGCGAGGAGTTCCACCGCGAGCGCACCGCCCTCACCGAGCACTTCGTCCGTGAGCGCAACGAGCTGACGGTGCGCGCCCGCACCGCCGAGTCCGAGCGCGCCGCCGCCCTCGCCGCCAGCGCCAACGCCGCGGGCCGCATGCAGGCCCTGGCGACCGGCATGCTCGCCGACCTGCGCGAGATGGAGGGCAGGCACGCGGACGAGGACGTCCTCACCGACCTGCTCCACCTCGACCACAGGACCGCGCAGGCCGGCCGCATCGCCGACTCGGTGGCCGTGCTCACCGGCGCCCGCTCGGGCCGCCGCTGGGCCCGCCCCATCGTCATGGAGTCGATCCTGCGCGGCGCGATGGGCCGCATCGGCGGCTACCAGCGCGTGCGCGTCCACTCGGCCAGCGAGGTCGCCGTCGCGGGCCACGCCGCCGAGGGCGTCATGCACGCCCTCGCCGAACTCCTCGACAACGCTGCCAACTTCTCGCCGCCCACCTCCGAAGTGCACGTCTACATCGAGGAGGTCGCGGCCGGCGTCATCATCTCCGTCGAGGACAGCGGCCTGGTGATGGGCCCCGTGCAGCAGCGCCGCGCCGAACAGGCGGTCTCCGGCGAGACCAAGGGACTCAGCGGCCTCTCCGGCACGCGACTCGGCCTCGCGGTGGTCGGCAGGCTGGCCCGCAAGCACGGCCTGACGGTGTCGTTCCGCCCCTCGGCGCGAGGCGGCACGGGCGTACTCCTGCTCATACCGCAGGAGCTGCTGTCCCGCCCCTCGGAGACGACGCCCACCCCGGTCCCGGCATCACTCACGGCGGCGACGGCGCTCCCGAGACCCCCGAGCGCGCCGGAGGGGACGCAGGGAGATGTGCGCACGGAGCACCGAGCCAACCCCGACGTGCAGGAACTCCCGACGCGGCGCCGGGACGGCGAGGACGTACGTCCCCCCGCGGCCCCGCGCCCACAGACGGACCCCGGGCATACAGCCGAAGGCAGCCCCGACGCCCCCCTCCCCAAGCGCCCCCGAGGCCGCACCCTCGCCGCGGCGGAACGCGCCCGCGCCGACAGCGACACGGGAGAGACCCGGCGCCCCCGCGCCGCCACCGCCGCGGACACCGCGGCCCGCTTCAGCAGCTTCCGCCAGGCCGTCCGCACCACGCCCACGGACCCCTCGGCCCCGTCCGCAGACGTGGACGTGAGCCCGGACGCCACCGCAACCCCCTCGCACCCGGAAGGCGACACCCCCCGATGA
- a CDS encoding roadblock/LC7 domain-containing protein: MTTGSTNGTTTGTTPAAAPGTTTDAKLTWLLQGLLERTPGARHALVLSRDGLKLCRTPELSVDQADQLAAIAAGIQSLSHGASAEFGDGSGGVRSAMAEFYGGILFIVEAGEGAHLAVIAAEDADAGLVGHTMAELVEQLGEHLRAAPRADGAPRTLPAS; this comes from the coding sequence ATGACCACCGGCTCCACCAACGGCACCACCACCGGCACCACTCCTGCCGCCGCCCCCGGCACCACCACCGACGCCAAGCTCACCTGGCTCCTGCAAGGCCTCCTGGAGCGCACCCCCGGCGCCCGCCACGCCCTCGTGCTCTCCCGCGACGGCCTGAAGCTGTGCCGCACCCCCGAGCTCTCCGTCGACCAGGCCGACCAGCTCGCCGCGATAGCCGCCGGCATCCAGTCCCTGTCGCACGGCGCGTCCGCCGAGTTCGGCGACGGCAGCGGAGGGGTCCGCTCGGCGATGGCGGAGTTCTACGGCGGCATCCTCTTCATCGTCGAGGCCGGCGAGGGCGCGCACCTCGCGGTCATCGCCGCCGAGGACGCCGACGCGGGCCTCGTCGGCCACACCATGGCCGAGCTGGTGGAGCAGCTCGGCGAGCACCTGCGCGCCGCGCCCCGCGCCGACGGCGCCCCCCGCACGCTGCCCGCCTCATGA
- a CDS encoding DUF742 domain-containing protein — MSRPGRDDSPDRLYTLTGGRSRSAPDAPFDLVTLVVAESGPVPGMQSEHAAILRLCHLPTATVEIAAELGLPVSIIRIMLSDLLDAGRISARHPRAAADHSLPDPDILEQVLVGLRNL; from the coding sequence ATGAGCCGCCCCGGCCGGGACGACTCCCCCGACCGGCTGTACACCCTCACCGGGGGACGCAGCCGGTCGGCGCCCGACGCCCCCTTCGACCTGGTGACCCTCGTCGTCGCCGAGTCCGGTCCGGTGCCGGGCATGCAGTCCGAACACGCCGCGATCCTGCGGCTGTGCCACCTGCCGACCGCCACGGTGGAGATCGCCGCCGAACTCGGCCTGCCGGTGAGCATCATCCGCATCATGCTGTCCGACCTGCTCGACGCGGGCCGGATCAGCGCCCGCCACCCGCGCGCGGCCGCCGACCACAGCCTTCCCGACCCCGACATCCTGGAGCAGGTGCTCGTTGGACTCCGCAACCTCTGA
- a CDS encoding GTP-binding protein — MDSATSERSATGATRRELTATADNGLKIVVVGGFGVGKTTLVRSVSEIRPLNTEETMTQAGQGIDETGGLEGLGGKTSTTVAFDFGRITLDAHNILYLFGAPGQERFWFLWDRLFSGTLGAVVLVDTRRLEDSWYAIDRLEHHGTPFIVARNDFGGSAHTLEQLRDALDLDPGVPLVDCDARSRESSKNVLIRLVEHLQSLYAAQRDALQETAQ; from the coding sequence TTGGACTCCGCAACCTCTGAACGCAGCGCTACCGGGGCCACCCGAAGAGAACTGACCGCCACCGCCGACAACGGTCTGAAGATCGTCGTGGTCGGCGGGTTCGGCGTCGGCAAGACGACGCTGGTCCGTTCCGTCAGCGAGATCCGTCCCCTCAACACCGAGGAGACGATGACGCAGGCCGGGCAGGGCATCGACGAGACGGGCGGCCTCGAAGGCCTCGGCGGCAAGACGTCGACGACCGTCGCCTTCGACTTCGGCCGCATCACCCTCGACGCGCACAACATCCTCTACCTGTTCGGCGCCCCCGGCCAGGAACGCTTCTGGTTCCTGTGGGACCGTCTCTTCTCCGGCACGCTCGGCGCGGTCGTCCTCGTCGACACCCGCCGCCTGGAGGACTCCTGGTACGCGATCGACCGCCTGGAGCACCACGGCACGCCGTTCATCGTGGCCCGCAACGACTTCGGCGGCTCCGCGCACACCCTCGAGCAGCTCCGCGACGCGCTCGACCTCGACCCGGGCGTGCCGCTCGTCGACTGCGACGCCCGCTCCCGCGAGTCCAGCAAGAACGTGCTGATCAGGCTCGTCGAACACCTCCAGTCGCTGTACGCAGCGCAACGCGACGCCCTTCAGGAGACCGCCCAGTGA
- a CDS encoding cytochrome P450: MTCPVTGAGAAPVPLSGPRFATEPTQLYREMRRDHGPVAPVLLDGDIPAWLVLGYRELHQVTADPVLYSRDSELWNQWPNIPADWPLLPMIGHRQPSILYTVGERHTRRAAMIAHALEAVDPFELKAHAEQFADELIDRFCGKGATDIVAEYAMLLPVRVLARIYGFPDDQGPGLVTAMNDMIDGRERALAGAQHLGESMARLIADKHVRPDADVASYMLETQAADGADGFTDEEIAQDLMVMMAAGHQPTADWIGNSLRLMLTDDRFAASLFGGRHSVAEAMNEVLWEDTPTQNVAGRWASRDTQLGGRRINSGDLLLLGLAAANADPQVRTDGSALTGGNSAHFSFGHGEHRCPFPAQEVAEVIARTGIEVILDRLPDLDLAVPADALTRRPSPWLRGLTDLPVSFTPTPTSAFGDPR; the protein is encoded by the coding sequence GTGACCTGCCCCGTGACCGGCGCCGGCGCCGCGCCCGTACCGCTCTCCGGACCGCGGTTCGCCACCGAACCCACCCAGCTGTACCGGGAGATGCGCCGCGACCACGGCCCCGTCGCCCCCGTCCTGCTCGACGGCGACATACCCGCCTGGCTGGTCCTCGGCTACCGCGAACTGCACCAGGTCACCGCCGACCCGGTCCTCTACAGCCGCGACTCCGAGCTGTGGAACCAGTGGCCGAACATCCCCGCCGACTGGCCGCTGCTCCCGATGATCGGCCACCGGCAGCCGTCGATCCTCTACACCGTCGGCGAGCGGCACACCCGGCGCGCCGCGATGATCGCGCACGCCCTCGAAGCGGTCGACCCCTTCGAACTGAAGGCACACGCCGAGCAGTTCGCGGACGAGCTCATCGACCGGTTCTGCGGCAAGGGCGCCACCGACATCGTCGCCGAGTACGCGATGCTGCTCCCCGTCCGCGTCCTCGCCCGCATCTACGGCTTCCCCGACGACCAGGGGCCCGGACTCGTCACCGCCATGAACGACATGATCGACGGCCGCGAGCGGGCCCTGGCCGGTGCGCAGCACCTGGGCGAGTCGATGGCACGGCTCATCGCCGACAAGCACGTGCGGCCGGACGCGGACGTCGCCTCGTACATGCTGGAGACGCAGGCGGCCGACGGCGCCGACGGGTTCACGGACGAGGAGATCGCCCAGGACCTGATGGTGATGATGGCCGCGGGCCACCAGCCGACCGCCGACTGGATCGGCAACTCGCTGCGCCTGATGCTCACCGACGACCGCTTCGCCGCGTCCCTGTTCGGCGGCCGGCACAGCGTCGCCGAGGCCATGAACGAGGTCCTGTGGGAGGACACCCCGACGCAGAACGTCGCCGGGCGCTGGGCCTCGCGCGACACCCAGCTCGGCGGCCGTCGCATCAACTCCGGCGACCTGCTCCTCCTCGGCCTCGCCGCCGCCAACGCCGACCCGCAGGTCCGCACCGACGGCTCCGCCCTGACCGGCGGCAACAGCGCCCACTTCTCCTTCGGCCACGGCGAGCACCGCTGCCCCTTCCCGGCGCAGGAGGTCGCCGAGGTCATCGCGCGGACCGGCATCGAGGTCATCCTCGACCGGCTGCCCGACCTCGACCTCGCGGTGCCGGCCGATGCCCTGACCCGCCGCCCCTCGCCCTGGCTGCGCGGCCTGACCGACCTCCCGGTGAGCTTCACCCCGACCCCGACCTCGGCCTTTGGAGACCCCAGATGA
- a CDS encoding cytochrome P450 family protein: MTRIALDPFVTDLDGESARLRAAGPLAEVELPGGVPVWAVTHHAEARQLLTDKRLVKDIDVWGAWRRGEIPADWPLIGLANPGRSMLTVDGEEHRRMRTLVAQALTPRRVERMRDRIAELTAALLDKLPEGPGPVDLKAEFAYPLPMYVISDLMGIDEADHPRLKVLFDKFFSTQTPPEEVVATLGELAEMMGKVVAARRAEPGDDLTSALILASEDGDHLTDAEILSTLQLMVAAGHETTISLIVNAVVNLSAHPDQLALVIAGEVGWDAVIEETLRYATPTSHVLIRFAVEDVPVGDKVIPKGDALIVSYGAIGRDEQAHGPTADAFDITRTSPTRHISFGHGPHVCPGAALSRLEAGVALPALYTRYPNLTLAVPPTELRNKPVVTQNDLYELPVVLGPSRR; the protein is encoded by the coding sequence ATGACGCGTATCGCCCTGGATCCGTTCGTCACCGACCTCGACGGCGAGAGCGCACGGCTGCGCGCGGCGGGCCCGCTCGCCGAGGTGGAGCTGCCGGGCGGCGTACCGGTGTGGGCGGTCACGCACCACGCCGAGGCGCGGCAACTCCTCACCGACAAGCGCCTGGTGAAGGACATCGACGTCTGGGGCGCGTGGCGGCGCGGCGAGATCCCCGCCGACTGGCCGCTGATCGGCCTCGCCAACCCCGGCCGCTCCATGCTGACGGTCGACGGCGAGGAGCACCGCAGGATGCGCACGCTGGTCGCGCAGGCGCTGACGCCGCGGCGGGTGGAGCGGATGCGGGACCGCATCGCGGAACTGACGGCGGCCCTCCTGGACAAGCTCCCCGAAGGCCCCGGACCCGTCGACCTGAAGGCGGAGTTCGCCTACCCCCTGCCCATGTACGTCATCAGTGACCTGATGGGCATCGACGAGGCGGACCACCCGCGCCTGAAGGTCCTCTTCGACAAGTTCTTCTCGACGCAGACGCCGCCGGAGGAGGTCGTGGCGACGCTCGGGGAGCTCGCGGAGATGATGGGCAAGGTCGTCGCGGCGCGCCGCGCGGAGCCGGGCGACGACCTCACCAGCGCGCTGATCCTGGCCTCCGAGGACGGCGACCACCTCACGGACGCGGAGATCCTCTCCACGCTCCAGCTGATGGTCGCGGCCGGCCACGAGACGACGATCTCCCTCATCGTCAACGCGGTGGTGAACCTCTCCGCCCACCCCGACCAGCTCGCCCTGGTCATCGCGGGCGAGGTCGGCTGGGACGCGGTCATCGAGGAGACCCTGCGCTACGCGACCCCCACCTCGCACGTCCTGATCCGCTTCGCCGTGGAGGACGTTCCCGTCGGGGACAAGGTGATCCCCAAGGGTGACGCGCTGATCGTCTCGTACGGCGCGATAGGCCGTGACGAGCAGGCGCACGGTCCCACGGCGGACGCGTTCGACATCACGCGTACGTCGCCGACCCGCCACATCTCCTTCGGCCACGGCCCGCACGTGTGCCCCGGCGCGGCGCTCTCCCGCCTGGAGGCGGGCGTCGCCCTTCCGGCCCTGTACACCCGCTACCCGAACCTGACGTTGGCGGTCCCGCCCACCGAACTCCGCAACAAGCCGGTGGTGACCCAGAACGACCTGTACGAGCTGCCGGTGGTCTTGGGCCCTTCTCGGCGGTAG
- the serC gene encoding phosphoserine transaminase, with protein MAEIQIPADMKPADGRFGAGPSKVRTEALDALAATGTSLLGTSHRQAPVKNLVGRVREGVANLFSLPEGYEVILGNGGSTAFWDVATHGLIENKSQHLNFGEFSSKFAKASKLAPWLAEPTVITSDPGTHPDPKAEAGVDVYAFTHNETSTGVAAPIKRVEGADAGSLVLVDATSGAGGLPVDIAETDVYYFAPQKSFASDGGLWLAAFSPAAIERAERIHASGRHVPEFFSLPTAIDNSRKNQTYNTPALATLFLLAEQLDWMNSQGGLEFTTGRTAASSRTLYGWAEESKYATPFVTDPAKRSQVIGTIDFSDEIDASAVAKALRANGIVDTEPYRKLGRNQLRVAMFPAIDPADVEALTKCIDYVIEKL; from the coding sequence GTGGCTGAGATCCAGATTCCCGCTGACATGAAGCCCGCCGACGGCCGTTTCGGCGCGGGCCCCTCCAAGGTGCGTACGGAGGCGCTGGACGCCCTGGCCGCCACCGGCACCTCCCTCCTCGGTACCTCCCACCGGCAGGCCCCGGTCAAGAACCTGGTCGGCCGCGTGCGCGAGGGCGTCGCCAACCTCTTCTCCCTCCCCGAGGGTTACGAGGTGATCCTCGGCAACGGCGGCTCCACCGCGTTCTGGGACGTGGCGACGCACGGCCTGATCGAGAACAAGTCGCAGCACCTCAACTTCGGCGAGTTCTCGTCGAAGTTCGCGAAGGCGTCGAAGCTCGCCCCGTGGCTGGCCGAGCCGACCGTGATCACGAGCGACCCCGGCACGCACCCGGACCCGAAGGCGGAGGCGGGCGTCGACGTCTACGCCTTCACGCACAACGAGACGTCGACCGGCGTCGCGGCGCCCATCAAGCGCGTCGAGGGCGCCGACGCCGGCTCCCTCGTCCTCGTGGACGCCACGTCGGGCGCGGGCGGCCTGCCGGTCGACATCGCCGAGACGGACGTCTACTACTTCGCGCCGCAGAAGTCCTTCGCCTCCGACGGCGGCCTGTGGCTGGCCGCCTTCTCCCCGGCGGCGATCGAGCGCGCCGAGCGGATCCACGCGTCGGGCCGGCACGTCCCGGAGTTCTTCTCGCTGCCCACGGCGATCGACAACTCCCGCAAGAACCAGACGTACAACACCCCGGCGCTCGCCACGCTCTTCCTGCTCGCCGAGCAGCTGGACTGGATGAACTCGCAGGGCGGTCTGGAGTTCACGACGGGCCGCACGGCCGCGTCGTCGCGCACGCTGTACGGCTGGGCCGAGGAGTCCAAGTACGCGACGCCGTTCGTCACGGACCCGGCGAAGCGGTCGCAGGTCATCGGCACGATCGACTTCTCCGACGAGATCGACGCGAGCGCGGTGGCGAAGGCGCTGCGCGCGAACGGGATCGTCGACACGGAGCCGTACCGGAAGCTGGGCCGCAACCAGCTGCGTGTGGCGATGTTCCCGGCGATCGACCCGGCGGACGTCGAGGCGCTCACGAAGTGCATCGACTACGTGATCGAGAAGCTCTAG
- a CDS encoding ABC transporter permease — protein MSVALTTGPSHGRLFWALSDCWNVTRRYLTHFLRQPVTIAWQLGFPIISVLLYGFVFGEAMKVPGGGDDGDYKQFLMPGMFVMTMAFGFMNTAMGVVTDATKGVIDRFRSMPMAPSAVASGRGLADLIVACAELTILALTALAIGWRSSAGVVDTLLAFGLLLLLRFSLIWVGVYLGLVVPTPEAAGGLYGVAFPLTMISSVFVAPSLMPDWLAPVAAWNPVSSTGTATRELFGNPGAGGTSWVEQHAVLMAVVWPIVISLVFLPLAVRRFRRLSR, from the coding sequence ATGAGCGTCGCTCTGACGACAGGTCCGTCCCACGGACGGCTCTTCTGGGCCCTGTCCGACTGCTGGAACGTCACCCGCCGCTACCTGACGCACTTCCTGCGCCAGCCCGTCACCATCGCCTGGCAGCTCGGCTTCCCCATCATCAGCGTGCTGCTGTACGGCTTCGTCTTCGGCGAGGCGATGAAGGTGCCCGGCGGCGGGGACGACGGCGACTACAAGCAGTTCCTGATGCCCGGCATGTTCGTGATGACCATGGCGTTCGGCTTCATGAACACCGCGATGGGGGTCGTCACCGACGCCACGAAGGGCGTCATCGACCGGTTCCGCTCGATGCCGATGGCACCCTCGGCGGTCGCGTCGGGCCGCGGCCTCGCCGACCTCATCGTCGCCTGCGCCGAGCTGACCATCCTCGCGCTGACGGCACTCGCCATCGGCTGGCGCTCCAGCGCGGGCGTCGTCGACACACTGCTCGCCTTCGGCCTGCTGCTGCTCCTGCGCTTCAGTCTGATCTGGGTGGGCGTGTACCTGGGGCTGGTGGTCCCCACCCCGGAGGCCGCGGGCGGCCTCTACGGGGTGGCGTTCCCGCTCACGATGATCTCCAGCGTCTTCGTGGCGCCGTCCCTGATGCCGGACTGGCTGGCCCCGGTCGCCGCGTGGAACCCCGTATCGTCGACGGGCACGGCCACGCGCGAACTCTTCGGCAACCCCGGCGCGGGCGGCACGAGTTGGGTCGAGCAGCACGCGGTGCTGATGGCGGTGGTGTGGCCGATCGTGATCTCGCTGGTGTTCCTGCCGCTGGCGGTGCGGAGGTTCAGGCGGCTGAGCCGCTGA